Proteins from one methanogenic archaeon mixed culture ISO4-G1 genomic window:
- a CDS encoding nitrogenase iron protein NifH yields the protein MYQLALYGKGGIGKSTMAANISVALAKKGKRVMQVGCDPKHDSTRLLLEGRAQPTVLEYVRSTPLGKRKLEDLIMEGTDGVLCTEAGGPEPGIGCAGRGILTTFDTLKKLGADKLDVDMKIYDVLGDVVCGGFAVPLRGEYADGIILVTSGEFMAMYAANNIMKGLGNFDTGSPRLIGIILNSRGVEGEEETVRRFAAATGTEVIAVMPRDRLFAEAEGRGHTVRELFPDSRISSEIDSIAQRIIDVSEGKCQCVYPHPLDDDQLSDLAAGREIRPGKDCGEQRTTCDGCTGCRRTSIKDTRIMMSCAAYGALAAYMKLTDFAVVLHGPESCLYFMDTSRSKAVLELYDRDLFETVPTHNIRCTMMDDAVSIFGGTKYLEKALRDTIDDGFNRIAVVTTCMPGIIGDDCISVIDRIMKENPGVEIQYVPADGDITGEYTDGFMLATSNIVQMIDTDVKPEKDLINLIGTSFFDLHSKKHMEELDSMLDRFGIRVNCRFIDETDSERIRNFCRGSIDIMLNDTANNRELYDMISQRTGRELFMQTIPVGLYDYENWLDRIGSITGKTREAEEEIRRAEKEYDDFIAAHRHRFDGKRIILVSRISSNIDWLIDLLLDLGADLVKVACQTSGRKNGVNVVSRHADIITQNYESEDLKEDIRTLRPDLIISDVNRPSEDVRFARVGKVGLGLRPTLDYVEYLENIIRLPNDEGWKKGGII from the coding sequence ATGTATCAACTAGCACTGTACGGGAAGGGCGGAATCGGGAAATCCACGATGGCCGCGAACATATCGGTCGCACTTGCCAAGAAGGGCAAGAGGGTCATGCAGGTCGGATGCGACCCCAAGCATGATTCCACCAGATTGCTGCTGGAAGGGAGGGCCCAGCCCACTGTGCTGGAGTATGTGCGCAGCACCCCCCTCGGGAAGAGGAAGCTCGAGGACCTCATAATGGAAGGTACCGACGGCGTCCTGTGCACGGAGGCAGGAGGGCCGGAGCCCGGGATCGGATGCGCCGGCAGAGGGATCCTGACGACCTTCGACACCCTGAAGAAGCTGGGCGCGGACAAGCTCGACGTGGACATGAAGATCTACGACGTCCTGGGGGACGTGGTCTGCGGAGGTTTCGCGGTCCCGCTGAGGGGAGAGTATGCGGACGGTATAATCCTGGTCACATCTGGAGAATTCATGGCCATGTACGCGGCCAACAACATCATGAAGGGATTGGGCAACTTCGATACGGGCTCCCCCCGTCTGATAGGCATCATCCTGAACTCCCGCGGAGTGGAGGGCGAGGAGGAGACGGTCAGGAGATTCGCGGCCGCCACGGGCACGGAGGTCATCGCCGTCATGCCCAGGGACAGGCTGTTCGCGGAAGCGGAGGGCAGGGGCCACACGGTCAGGGAGCTGTTCCCCGATTCCAGGATTTCCTCGGAGATAGATTCGATCGCACAGCGCATCATCGACGTCTCCGAAGGGAAGTGCCAGTGCGTGTACCCGCACCCGCTGGACGACGACCAGCTGTCCGATCTGGCGGCCGGAAGGGAGATCCGTCCGGGAAAGGATTGCGGCGAACAACGAACGACCTGCGACGGATGTACTGGATGCAGGAGGACGTCCATCAAGGACACCCGCATCATGATGTCATGCGCCGCATACGGTGCGCTTGCGGCATATATGAAGCTCACCGATTTCGCGGTGGTGCTCCACGGACCCGAGAGCTGTCTCTATTTCATGGACACCTCCCGTAGCAAAGCCGTGCTGGAGCTGTACGACAGGGACTTGTTCGAGACCGTCCCGACCCACAATATCAGGTGCACCATGATGGACGACGCCGTATCGATATTCGGCGGCACCAAGTACCTGGAGAAGGCCCTGAGGGACACGATAGATGACGGATTCAACAGGATCGCAGTGGTCACAACATGCATGCCCGGTATCATCGGGGACGACTGCATAAGTGTCATAGACAGGATCATGAAGGAGAACCCCGGAGTCGAGATACAATATGTGCCAGCGGACGGGGACATCACCGGCGAGTACACCGACGGGTTCATGCTTGCCACATCCAACATCGTTCAGATGATTGATACCGACGTGAAGCCCGAGAAGGACCTCATCAATCTCATCGGTACATCGTTCTTCGACCTGCATTCGAAGAAACACATGGAGGAACTTGATTCCATGCTGGACCGTTTCGGCATCAGGGTGAACTGCAGATTCATCGACGAGACGGACTCCGAACGTATCAGGAACTTCTGCCGCGGTTCGATAGACATAATGCTCAACGACACCGCGAACAACCGGGAGCTCTACGACATGATCTCCCAGCGCACGGGAAGGGAACTGTTCATGCAGACGATCCCCGTGGGACTGTACGATTACGAGAACTGGCTGGACAGGATCGGTTCCATCACCGGTAAGACACGTGAGGCCGAGGAGGAGATAAGACGTGCGGAGAAGGAGTATGACGACTTCATCGCCGCACACAGACACCGCTTCGATGGGAAGAGGATCATCCTGGTCAGCAGGATCTCGTCGAACATCGACTGGCTTATAGACCTGCTCCTCGATCTTGGAGCGGACCTGGTCAAGGTTGCATGCCAGACGAGCGGCAGGAAGAACGGCGTCAATGTCGTCTCGCGCCATGCTGATATAATCACGCAGAATTACGAGTCCGAGGACCTCAAGGAGGACATCAGGACGCTGAGACCTGACCTCATCATCTCGGATGTGAACAGACCCTCGGAGGATGTGCGTTTCGCCAGGGTCGGAAAGGTCGGTCTGGGACTCAGACCCACCCTCGACTACGTCGAGTATCTGGAGAACATAATACGCCTTCCGAACGACGAGGGCTGGAAGAAAGGAGGAATCATATGA
- a CDS encoding nitrogenase-related protein, whose protein sequence is MKRTLPDGFVGAVMAVESISDAIAFLHGPGGCRVRFMVYSSAVFPRVSLEENDDYFIPYFCGYPRVPATFLDEYDYINGAYYKLEEGLPIVDSKKPRLTVIFNSPGAGLIGDNHEKAIRESGMEDRAIWMDEALCSMPVTSGYDHTLTEIVSYLDPARERTDKDTVLILGMTILDKSWEGALDEFTENLGSMGLHVKCVPGAGADIDDLIDSVNAEYAVVVCPEACESLARFYESKGVKVISSQSGAPVGFDAVESWYKAIAEATGKDASIPVGKVDKARDMIYRKFVGMKYNALRIKGLRFSIAGIGSVIRPLTEWLYHYLAVAPIAVDVDPGSDEDNVQRLKAFLDSIDYSESFGIEPKKGSDIVLCEDITALTMCINGECNIGIPIGHSSMGLDDVIPRPIYGVQGTLFILDEILHGVRGS, encoded by the coding sequence ATGAAGAGGACACTGCCGGACGGATTCGTGGGGGCGGTCATGGCCGTTGAGAGCATATCGGATGCCATCGCATTCCTGCACGGACCCGGCGGATGCAGGGTCAGGTTCATGGTCTACTCCAGCGCAGTGTTCCCAAGGGTGTCCCTGGAAGAGAACGACGACTACTTCATCCCGTACTTCTGCGGATATCCCAGAGTGCCAGCAACCTTCCTGGACGAATACGATTACATCAACGGCGCCTACTACAAACTGGAGGAGGGGCTCCCCATCGTCGACTCCAAGAAACCCCGTCTCACGGTCATCTTCAACTCCCCCGGTGCGGGCCTGATCGGCGACAACCATGAGAAGGCCATCAGGGAATCCGGCATGGAGGACCGTGCGATCTGGATGGATGAGGCGCTCTGCTCGATGCCTGTCACCAGCGGATACGACCACACGCTGACCGAGATCGTCAGCTATCTGGACCCTGCCCGCGAGAGGACCGACAAGGATACGGTCCTGATCCTCGGGATGACCATTCTGGACAAATCCTGGGAGGGGGCTCTCGACGAGTTCACCGAGAACCTCGGGTCAATGGGACTACATGTGAAATGCGTCCCGGGTGCCGGTGCGGATATCGACGACCTGATCGACTCCGTGAATGCGGAATATGCCGTCGTCGTATGCCCGGAGGCCTGCGAATCGTTGGCCAGATTCTATGAATCGAAGGGTGTGAAGGTCATAAGTTCCCAATCCGGGGCACCTGTCGGTTTCGACGCAGTGGAGTCGTGGTACAAGGCCATCGCCGAGGCCACGGGGAAGGATGCCAGCATCCCTGTCGGAAAAGTCGACAAAGCCCGCGACATGATCTACAGGAAGTTCGTCGGCATGAAGTACAACGCACTGAGGATCAAGGGACTGAGGTTCTCCATCGCCGGGATCGGCTCGGTGATAAGGCCTCTGACGGAATGGCTCTACCACTATCTGGCCGTGGCACCGATCGCAGTCGACGTCGATCCGGGATCGGACGAGGATAACGTACAGAGGCTCAAGGCATTCCTAGATTCCATAGATTATTCCGAATCGTTCGGAATCGAGCCGAAGAAGGGTTCCGACATAGTCCTCTGCGAGGACATAACGGCACTCACCATGTGCATCAACGGTGAGTGCAACATCGGTATCCCCATAGGCCATTCGTCGATGGGCCTGGATGACGTCATCCCGCGTCCGATCTACGGGGTGCAGGGCACGCTGTTCATCCTCGATGAGATCCTTCACGGTGTCCGCGGTTCGTGA
- a CDS encoding ABC transporter permease protein, which yields MSGTTEVGYKRNTGFFSQVYHVAWSDLMFMKHNLINITVMTIMSPLLYLIAFGYGLRSGTTDIGVSYVAFVIPGIMALSSLSSSFGSTSTRVNVQRLYYKCFDEMMLCPISMGAIVLGKAMLGLVRGMIGCFLMYALGLVLAPELHLNILTIVCVILSCMVFSMLGLMAALLAKSHQSMATFNSLIILPMTFLCGTFFSVDSLNPIFQGILYCLPLTHSSLCIRAAALELPTELPFPWLSLLVLFVFGVVIFLIDYHFLKTRKI from the coding sequence ATGAGCGGGACAACAGAGGTCGGTTACAAGAGGAACACAGGATTCTTCTCGCAGGTCTACCACGTGGCGTGGTCCGACCTGATGTTCATGAAGCACAACCTCATCAACATCACGGTCATGACGATCATGAGCCCGCTGCTGTACCTGATAGCGTTCGGATACGGACTCAGGTCCGGGACCACTGACATAGGTGTATCCTACGTGGCGTTCGTCATCCCGGGTATCATGGCATTGTCGTCCCTGTCGTCATCGTTCGGATCGACATCCACCAGGGTAAACGTCCAGAGACTGTACTACAAGTGCTTCGACGAGATGATGCTGTGCCCCATCAGCATGGGCGCCATTGTGCTCGGAAAGGCGATGCTCGGACTGGTCAGGGGAATGATCGGGTGCTTCCTGATGTACGCGCTCGGACTGGTATTGGCACCGGAGCTCCATCTGAACATCCTGACGATCGTCTGCGTGATTCTGAGCTGTATGGTATTCTCGATGCTGGGTCTTATGGCGGCATTGCTCGCCAAATCGCATCAGAGCATGGCCACCTTCAACAGCCTGATCATCCTCCCGATGACCTTCCTGTGCGGTACCTTCTTCTCGGTGGATTCTCTGAATCCGATCTTCCAGGGAATACTCTACTGCCTGCCGCTGACGCACAGCAGTCTGTGCATCAGGGCGGCCGCATTGGAACTGCCGACCGAGCTGCCTTTCCCGTGGCTGTCGCTGCTGGTGCTCTTCGTGTTCGGCGTTGTGATATTCCTGATAGACTATCACTTCCTGAAGACCAGGAAGATATGA
- a CDS encoding NADPH-dependent FMN reductase, whose protein sequence is MKVIAICGSPRPIGNTNNILHEVQDQFEREGIEMETINIYDYHLMNCNVCLTCEIRGDGRCQDEDDGLNDILDTLREADAVLFASPTYSNSCPSVLQTFLERASLVYEKGDLGLKGKVGGAIAVCSHEGGMLVYNQLVDFMLRNGMNVCGSNPLPIVHALNSPQYEDDKQGMKGVRSLVENMTALIMRLNGY, encoded by the coding sequence ATGAAAGTGATCGCCATCTGCGGCAGCCCCAGACCCATCGGGAACACCAACAACATCCTCCACGAGGTCCAGGACCAGTTCGAGAGGGAGGGCATCGAGATGGAGACCATCAACATCTACGACTATCATCTCATGAACTGCAACGTCTGCCTCACATGCGAGATCCGCGGCGACGGCAGATGCCAGGACGAGGACGACGGGCTCAACGACATCCTCGACACCCTAAGGGAGGCGGATGCCGTCCTGTTCGCATCACCCACCTATTCCAACTCCTGCCCAAGTGTTCTCCAGACCTTCCTCGAGAGAGCGTCCCTCGTATACGAAAAAGGGGATCTGGGTCTTAAGGGCAAAGTCGGCGGGGCGATAGCCGTCTGCTCGCACGAAGGCGGCATGCTCGTGTACAATCAGCTCGTGGATTTCATGCTCCGCAACGGCATGAACGTCTGCGGATCGAATCCGCTGCCGATAGTCCATGCACTCAATTCTCCCCAGTACGAGGATGACAAACAGGGGATGAAGGGGGTACGTTCCCTCGTAGAGAACATGACCGCCCTCATCATGCGTTTGAACGGTTACTGA